Below is a genomic region from bacterium.
GTACAGGAGGACGCGATACCCGCGCGCTTGCGCCTCTCGAACCAGGTCCAGCTTCGACGCGTGAGAGAATACGGTCTCCGTCACGAACGAGAGCCGCTGGTCCATGAGCGCCGCGCGGCGTTCGACGGCCAGGCGCGCGGCTTCCTCGTTGTGTTCCGCTTCGGCGCCCGGCCAGCGATCTCGCGCGATCTCGTCGGCATTGACGAACTCGGCACCGGGGGTGATCTCGCGCAGATGATAGGCGTAGAAGGACGTCTTGCCGGCTCCGTTGACGCCCGCGATGAGGTGAAGTGTGGGCCTTTCAGGCATCGTGATTGATCGAGCTTTCTTGGGCCCCGAACGTCTTCAGGACCCGGTCAGCGTGGCGTCGAAGCAGTCGGGACGGGTCTCCTGTGCTTTTCGCCATATCCGCGCATTCAGGCTTGCCGCCCTATGTCGTCTGTCGGAGAAGAGGCACGACGCGTTCCGTCAGCTCTTCCAGAGAGCCGAGGCGGGACAACTCCAGCCGGGTCGGCTCACCGGCTTCGATCGGGGAGCGCCTGAACGACCGGACGAGGTCTCGTCCGCGGATGAGTTCAACCTCGTGTTCGACAGCGCTCTTCTTGAGCAGACGCGACGCGCGGCCGTTCGTCGCCACGACCAGCGAGTACGAGCGACTGTGACCATCCGGGATGTAGGTCGAGAGGTAGTGACTCGCGCCGTTCCTGACTTGATCGACCGCGTCATCCGGGATTCTCCGATCGGGTTCTCCCACGTGCTTGGCCTGAATGAACGAGATCCGTCCGTTCTTTACCGCAAGGACATCGATACCTCCGTCACCGGAGTAGGGCGTCAGGACGACTTCGTGTCCCTGCGCGCGATACCACGCCGCGACGAAGGCTTCGAATCGATCTGGCGACATGTCCGATCGCTGACTCGACGAATCGATCGGAAGTGACTCGACCGCAGGTCCCCCGAAGTCCTCGTCGAGCACTCGGCCGATCAGTCCGGCCGCTGCATCCGATTCGTCGAGGGAGGGCACGAGCGGCGTGTCCCACAACGCCGGCGCAGCCTCGAACTCGGTCACGAAGTGGTACTCCCGGAGACTGATTCCACCCCGAGCCCCGCTCGCTACGCCGTCCCCAGATTCCGCGACGGCGTCCACGGCAGATCCAGCGTACTCACCATCCCCGCATTCATCCCCACGATCTGCGGGATCGCGTTGATCACCCGGTTGGCCGTCGCCTGGACGCCGCCCGTGTTGTGGTCGCCGTCCTCGCCCTTCGTGAAGCACTCGAGCTGGACGTCCGGGTTGCCCTTCACGATCGCGCGATGGACGCCGCTTCGGCCTTCCGGCGCCTTGGGCCACTGCGGGGCCTGGTCGAGGCCGAGGCGGTTCACGTGCTCGGCCACGATCAGGGGCCGGCCGTCGACGATCCCCTGGAGCTCGAAGCGGACGGCGCCGCACTGGCCGGCTTCGACCGCCATCATCGGGCACTCGAAGTCTTCCTTCGCGAAGTCGCGTTCGTAGACTTCGCGGATTTCTTCGAGCTCGACGCCGAGGGCGTCCGCCATCAGGCGGATCATCGCGCCCCAGCCCGAGGTCAGCATGCCGGGCATGCCCATGATCGGGCTCGCCGACTCGTCCTTGCCGAAGCCGAAGGCCACACCCGTGAAGTCCGGGTCCTCGTAGGTCGAGTAGTCGCAGAGCTCCTGGACGCGGATCTCTTCGACCTCGCCGGCGATCTGGAGCGCGGCGAGGGGGAGGACGTCGCCGGAGAAGCCCGGGTCGATCCCATTGATGAAGAGGGTGCTCCCGCCGGCGCGGCAGGCCTCTTCGAGAACGGCGCGAAGGTCCGGGTCGCCGTGGGCCGGGTAGATGAACTGGATGAGGGCCACGCCGACCACGTCGATCCCGGCTCGCAGGAGGCGCGCCATGTCGTCGGTCGCGTCCTTCGCGCGGAGCTCGCCGTTCGCCATGTAGACGCAGCAATCCGGCTCGAGGGCGAGGAGCGCGTCCACGTCGTTCGTGGCCCGGACGCCGGTCACGACGTCGAGGCCGGCGAGC
It encodes:
- a CDS encoding dihydrodipicolinate reductase; this encodes MSRSYRVIQWGTGNVGLQSLRALVRHSNLELVGLHANAEAKQGKDTGELAGLDVVTGVRATNDVDALLALEPDCCVYMANGELRAKDATDDMARLLRAGIDVVGVALIQFIYPAHGDPDLRAVLEEACRAGGSTLFINGIDPGFSGDVLPLAALQIAGEVEEIRVQELCDYSTYEDPDFTGVAFGFGKDESASPIMGMPGMLTSGWGAMIRLMADALGVELEEIREVYERDFAKEDFECPMMAVEAGQCGAVRFELQGIVDGRPLIVAEHVNRLGLDQAPQWPKAPEGRSGVHRAIVKGNPDVQLECFTKGEDGDHNTGGVQATANRVINAIPQIVGMNAGMVSTLDLPWTPSRNLGTA
- a CDS encoding zeta toxin family protein; the encoded protein is MPERPTLHLIAGVNGAGKTSFYAYHLREITPGAEFVNADEIARDRWPGAEAEHNEEAARLAVERRAALMDQRLSFVTETVFSHASKLDLVREAQARGYRVLLYHVGLDNAELANARVATRVEDGGHDVPADRVAARFDRCQRLIPQAADLAETTYVFDNSGDGGRSTHRFVMRLRHGRIVRPPRERVPGWVREAYAASLAEWRDSP
- a CDS encoding restriction endonuclease; the encoded protein is MTEFEAAPALWDTPLVPSLDESDAAAGLIGRVLDEDFGGPAVESLPIDSSSQRSDMSPDRFEAFVAAWYRAQGHEVVLTPYSGDGGIDVLAVKNGRISFIQAKHVGEPDRRIPDDAVDQVRNGASHYLSTYIPDGHSRSYSLVVATNGRASRLLKKSAVEHEVELIRGRDLVRSFRRSPIEAGEPTRLELSRLGSLEELTERVVPLLRQTT